In the genome of Afipia felis ATCC 53690, the window GACGATGAAGACGGATTGGTTGGAGATATAGTAGCCGCACAACCCCATCACGGCAGCCGCGATACCTGTCCCGGCCGAAGCGAAAGCGGCGTTGCGGCCAAAGCGCTGTCCGACGGCATCTGGACGTGTGATGCCGAGAGAAATGGCCGCAATCGCGGGGCCCAGGATGCAGCTGGCGCCGGCCTGGAGCACCCGTGATGTGTAGACGCCGAGGTGAGAGGGCCAGAGCGCGAGGATCAGGGCGCTCAATCCGACAAGGCACACCGATATGGCGGCGGCTCGCCGTGGCGATGGAAGCGCATCAAGCAGGGCCCCGGCGGGAATCTGTCCAAATAGGGAAATGAGGCCGCCAACAGTGAGCACGAGCCCGATGTCGATCTGCGTCCATTTATGCGCCGTCAGATAAACCGCGATAAATGGCCCGAAGCCGGTCTGGACGTCTGCAACGAAGAAAACAAACCAATCAAGGCCGCGCAGGCTGCGTCGCCGATCTGCCGTCAGATCGGAAGACCGGTCTTCTTTGACAAATCGGCGGTCTTGGTCATCCATCGCATTCGCCGGTCCCGCTCATTTCGCCGGAGTTTCGGGAGATGCGGCTTGAGCCGGTGGATTCGCGGGAGCAGAGGCGGCGGATGTATCCGCTGGCGCGGGCGTGCTGGCGGGTGGGTGAAGCAGGACAACCTGTTCGCCGGCTTTGTAGGCAGGTGCTGCCTTGAGCTGATCTTTCGTGAAATCAACAATCAAAACATTGGACTTGTTTTGTTGGGAAAAGCGCAGCGCTTTCCACGCGACTGCGATTTGACGACTGCCCACTCCCAGAAAGCCGCCGAAATCGATCACTGCGCCTCGGACGGTTACGGATCGATCGACGATGATGTCCACAATGCGCCCCATGCTTTCGCCCGTGGGACTTTTGACTTCTTTGCCAAGGATGCTCTCGATTTTGTCGGTTGCCATCACCGTGGCCGGTACACCGATAGTGCTGTGCTCGCTGTCGTTTGGAAGGTTTGGAGCAGGAGCAGGAACGGGCGCAGGAGCAGGATTTTGACTGCTGCCCGGACGCGAATTTTGCTCAGCGCCCGGGGACGATTGCTGAGCCTGCGCGAAAGCAGGATATGCGGCAGTGAGCCCCAAAGCTGTCACACCGATGTGGACGTATAACTTGACGATTTTCGATCGCTGCATGCAGCCTCGCAATGCAATCCAAGGATGGTGTGAAGCTAATGCTGAAGCTGCTCGAGTGTTCCTTTTTCTCGATTTGATGGAACTTCGCCGTTCGCCCCGACGTTTCGCAAAAAAGCCGGGATATATCGATGACAACTCTGAAATTCCCGCGGCAGATCGGTCCGCCGCACGAGGCTCCTTTCTATATTGTGGCGAAAGGTTCTCCGACACGGCCTCGGTATCGGCTCAAGCACAACGATACATTCGCCGTCGTCGACAATCATGGAGATATCGGCGCATCATCCGGCGATCCGGACGGTGTTTTCAATAACGATACCCGGTTCCTGTCCCGCCTCGAGCTGCGGCTCAACGGCCACGAAACACTCCTGCTCGGTGCCGGAGTTCGCGACGATAATCTGACGATGACGGCGCACCTGACAAATCCGGATATATTTTCCGGCCAGACGTTGATGCTGGCGAAAGACTCAATCCATATCGCCCGAACATGCTTTGTGTGGAATGAAGCGTTTCATTCTCGCATTGCCATTCGCAACTTCGGATGTCGGGCCGTTGACCTCGAGATCGATATTCTGTTTGCAAACGATTTTGCGGATATTTTTGAAGTGCGCGGCATGCAGCGCCAGCAGCGCGGCCGTAGCGTGGTGCCGGAATCGGATGGATCGCGTGTTATACTTTCTTATGTCGGATTGGACGAGGTCCTCTATCGCAGCATCTTGAATTTCATGCCGCAGCCGACCGAATTTCGGCCAGGGTATGCAACGTATCGCGTCCGTCTCGAGCCCGGCGAACGTACCTCGATCTTCATTTCCACGGTGGTGGGCGAAGAAAGCCGCGTCGGTCAGCCGACGTTCTTTCAAGGCTTTAAAGCGGCACTGCGCCGAAACCGCCAGGACCGCCGTGGTGGCATCGGCATCGGAACGTCGAGCGACATTTTCAATCAGATTGTCGCTCGCTCGATTTCGGATCTCAGGTCTCTCATGACTGAAACGCCCGAGGGCGAATATCCATATGCCGGTATTCCCTGGTATTCGACAACATTTGGGCGCGACGGGCTGATCACTGCACTACAGTTGCTGTGGTGTATGCCGTCGGTCGCGAGAGGAACATTGCGCCGGTTGGCGGCGCTTCAGGCTACGGAATACGACCCGACCAATGACGCCGAGCCGGGGAAGATTATCCACGAAATGCGGGGAGGCGAAATGGCGCGTCTTCGCGAAGTGCCATTTGCGCGATACTACGGCAGCGTGGATGCCACTCCGTTGTTCGTCTTGCTCGCCGGTGATTATCTCGCGCGAACCTCGGATATCTCGTTATTGAAGGAGCTTTGGCCGAACATCAAGGCGGCGCTCGGCTGGATTGACGAGCATTCGCGAGATGACCCGCACGGTCTTTTGCGTCATTCGCGAAACAATGAAGGGGGGCTCGCCAATCAGGGATGGAAGGATTCTTATGACTCGGTATTTCACGCCGACGGAAGGTTGGCGGAAGGATCAATCGCCCTGATAGAAGTTCAAGCCTATGTAGTCGCGGCGAAGCGTTCGATCGCTGAAGCTGCTTCTCGTCTTGATGGGGAAGCGGCGGGACAGCGACTCCGCAACGAAGCGGAGCAGTTGATATCGAAAATCGACCAGCTTTACTGGTCGGATCGGATCGGCAATTACGGGATTGCGCTCGACGGGGCCGAGGAGCTGTGTGAAGTGCAAACTTCCAATGTCGGGCATTTGCTTTTTGCAGGCGCAATCCCGGATGAAAAAGCGCGTCAGGTTGCGTCCACGTTGATGTCATCGAAATTTCTGTCGGGGTGGGGCGTTCGGACGGTCGCCGATGGTGAGGTCCGTTACAATCCAATGTCGTATCACAATGGATCAATCTGGCCGCACGACAATGCGCTTTTTGGGATGGGTCTTGATCGGTATGGACTAAAATTGTCCGCCGCGACATTGTTCGAAGCGATGGTGGGCGCGGCCTCGCGGATGGATTTGCAGAGGCTGCCGGAAC includes:
- a CDS encoding PRC-barrel domain-containing protein, producing the protein MQRSKIVKLYVHIGVTALGLTAAYPAFAQAQQSSPGAEQNSRPGSSQNPAPAPVPAPAPNLPNDSEHSTIGVPATVMATDKIESILGKEVKSPTGESMGRIVDIIVDRSVTVRGAVIDFGGFLGVGSRQIAVAWKALRFSQQNKSNVLIVDFTKDQLKAAPAYKAGEQVVLLHPPASTPAPADTSAASAPANPPAQAASPETPAK
- a CDS encoding amylo-alpha-1,6-glucosidase, yielding MTTLKFPRQIGPPHEAPFYIVAKGSPTRPRYRLKHNDTFAVVDNHGDIGASSGDPDGVFNNDTRFLSRLELRLNGHETLLLGAGVRDDNLTMTAHLTNPDIFSGQTLMLAKDSIHIARTCFVWNEAFHSRIAIRNFGCRAVDLEIDILFANDFADIFEVRGMQRQQRGRSVVPESDGSRVILSYVGLDEVLYRSILNFMPQPTEFRPGYATYRVRLEPGERTSIFISTVVGEESRVGQPTFFQGFKAALRRNRQDRRGGIGIGTSSDIFNQIVARSISDLRSLMTETPEGEYPYAGIPWYSTTFGRDGLITALQLLWCMPSVARGTLRRLAALQATEYDPTNDAEPGKIIHEMRGGEMARLREVPFARYYGSVDATPLFVLLAGDYLARTSDISLLKELWPNIKAALGWIDEHSRDDPHGLLRHSRNNEGGLANQGWKDSYDSVFHADGRLAEGSIALIEVQAYVVAAKRSIAEAASRLDGEAAGQRLRNEAEQLISKIDQLYWSDRIGNYGIALDGAEELCEVQTSNVGHLLFAGAIPDEKARQVASTLMSSKFLSGWGVRTVADGEVRYNPMSYHNGSIWPHDNALFGMGLDRYGLKLSAATLFEAMVGAASRMDLQRLPELFCGFPRSRGQAPTLYPVACSPQAWASAAPLGLLQACLGIRFKPEQNRIIFEKPILPPSLNMIVLQNLELNDRTVDVGLFRDGETVSAKVLRNDGGIEVEVQKTS